A segment of the Myripristis murdjan chromosome 20, fMyrMur1.1, whole genome shotgun sequence genome:
TACCCACCACTTTaccaataaaatataaattttagaGTGGAAAGGACAAGAGAACGCTACGTTATCAGAGTATCTAGTGGATTTATGCAAATTTACCAGTCACAATCCAAGTTTACAAACACTACATGTGTAAAGCTATTTTGAAAactaacataaaataacaactgAAACAATGTTTACAGTAGTTCATACATTTAAAGCACCAATGATATGACTTGtttacagttacatttacaAACAACAAGAGGACAAAACTGATCCTGAAATGTAATGACTGATGCGATGGCGGGTGGTGTTTGCCCTCACCTGTAGGAAGCAGGCGGTCTCGTAAAGTGGCTCCACGGTGCTGTCGTTGATGGCCAGGTTTCCTGTGTAGGCGTACGTGATGATGATCTGCAGGGTGGCGGGATCCACGTTCCTCAGGTGGACGTGGGTCTGTTTGCTCTCACTGAGGCCGCTCATGAACATGGCCctgcagggggaggggggtgacaACAACAGATGACCATCAGCCCTCAGACATTACTGGACTGAGGGGAAAGGAAATGACCGAAGGAAAGATCCAAAATGTCTGATTTTTAGGAGAAACTGAATCCATGCCAACTGGATGACTGCAGCATTACTCAAGCCTGCATTAtcattcacattttaattaaacaatGATTCATAtatcagcatcatcagcagTGAGTAGAGGACTAGTTACAAGCTGGTGGTGCCAAGCTGCCCCCACCGACAAGACTCCTGCACTTGTCACCCAAACACCTATTGCCTTTTAGCTCTATATTTTCATTAGTTGGTTACTTTAAAATCATCACACCCACAGCTCCGTTCAGCCAGACAGAAGTTTAAACTGTTTGAAGTCCTAACAGCTTTTTGAATACTGAATTAGGTTTGAGACTGATAAATTTAGTGTGTTCTTATCACTGAGCAGCAGATTAAAGCAGTTACAAGCCACAGCAAAAGGGGTACTTGTGTTGTTGCTTGCCTCTAATAACAAAGCTCCCTTATTTGTGTCTAAAAACATGCATAGCCTGAAGGTCTGTAGTAAAACTCAAGCACtatttggacttttttttactGGCTGGGCCACAAAATTCCCATCAGTTTTCAATGCTTAGACTTAGAATTAATTTCAATACCatacatatgtgtatgtattcGGGATTTTTCAATGTTGATGGACAGTGAAGTTGAAGTTCATTCATAGCCCTTAATAACTGTTACAGTCTAAAAGTTTATAGAGTTTATGGAAAACAGTCTCTGGTCAGATGTGATGAACTCATGagcgagacaaaaaaaaacaaaccagccaCAGCAGGTTCACCAATCTAGTCTCTTGCACTGTTTTACCAAACAGccaggtttttaaaaaatagattagAACCTCTAAATGATGCCAAACATCAAAAGCCAGACTGTACCTGCAATTGGCTGGTGGTGTTGGAATATCTTTCCCAGTGTGTCCATGTCAATAGAAAGCAGCACCTGATGTAAACTGGACTGGACCAGCCTGATCAATATCTTTGCAGCAAATATATTTTGCATTAAATATACCCACACAGGCCTACTTTTATTTATAGGCTGCATTTCCTCATGTACTGCTACAAAGAGGGGCTAGCACCTCAACCagtatgggattttttttttaataattttgtgacTGATTCTTCACGAGCACCATGGCACTTCAGTGTGATGCGGCAGGCTCTGATCGGCTGTAAGGAGTTTTGGCTAAAACCTACTTCCTGGCCAGCGGGCTAACCGTGTATAGCTGAGCTCCAGCTTGTTCACTTCCGATGTCCAGTGACCAAAGTCTGGCTGCGTCCTTAGTATCCGAGCAGCaccagcacacgcacacacacacacacacacacagttctaaCACCCACATTGCTGCAGCCTCGACAGGCCGCCTACACAACACGTTCTCATTCATCAGCTCTGAGTCACAGTCCTCTTTCACTCCGTCAACTTCTCCCATATTATGCAGCTTCAGAACTGTTACTAGGTTAAAGTGGTAGTCTGCATTTATTTTGGCGATGTCTTTGTTGCTGGGCAGTCACTGCTGTGgagtttctgcactgcactaaCCACAGATAAAGTTTGGCTGTTCCTGTCGCATCTTTCTTCTTGGATTTTCTCTTGAAGTTAGGGCTGAGtgatacagacaaaatcaaatatcatcagAATTGCGATGATATTGTAAGGATTCTATATATGGCGCTTTCATAAGATAGTTTTACACAGAAGTTTTctgataaataatcattagtaatATGATCATCAAGTAAGTAGACAACAATACAACAGTctattaagttcagaaaactgcttccctttactgtaacacagcctttAAACACAGAATGCCATTTCATGAGATTCAAAATCCCACATCACATCTACTCTTACATCATGATACTCATTGAcaaattgcccagccctagtttaAGTCTGACCGTATGTtagctatcactgctcatgctaacgaGCCAGTTCTTCAGTTATGTTACGTGTTAAATGCATCACTTTCTGTGCACCAGAGGATGTTTCCAAGAAAGACTTTTTAGACACCAAGTGTTAGGGACTGGGCGATATATTGATTATAGTGATATTGCAATATTAAACTAGACATtgcctgggattttggatatggaAACCAAGTGATATGGGTCAGTGTTGTCCtgttcctggttttaaaggcctgcattacaataaagggaTGCACTTTCCTGAACTCATTAGATTGTTCTAGCCGTTTCATTATTTGCTTCTTGCCTGTTTGGTAAACATacccacattactaatgactgtttatttttatttggatcCATATCAGTTGCCACCTGTAGGTCATAGCTAGTTCTTCATGACTAATGTCCATTACTAATGAtgaaaaatctcattgtgtaaatatcttatgaaagcaacaATAATCATCACTACAGTATCTTCACAATGTGAAggggtattcagtcaaaaatactGATTCTGTCCATATGACGCAGCTCTACTGAATGTTTAGCACATCAAATACAAAAGCTGCCATAAGCTGGACACAGGATAAAGCAATACAGAGtaagaaaacatacatttatttattattatttcaattcCCTGACTGAAGTCTAAATCTCTCATGCTGCTTCATCCGTTAACAATGATGTATCTGCCAAACAACCCTGTCCTGTATGGATGCATCATGTATAGGGGAGCTGTTGGGTTTGTGCACTGCTCACAGCAGGGGCTAGACTTGCCAGGGCCTTATTACGCAACCCTGCAGGCATTacccctgtctccctccctcccttactctttttctctctttcgtcccctttctctccctctctctcaccaaGAACTATGTGACAAGACTTTCTCTGCTAACACAAGCCCTCTCCAGAGTCGCACGGCTCCCCTTTCCCTGAAGCGAGGCATGCgagaagagaggaggtggaaagacaggagagagagagaggaagtaaGAGTAACGGCTGCACAAAGAGATGGGACACCTCTGAACCCTGGAGGGGAAATGCTTTGCATGTTCTCACCGGATAACGAGTGCGTGGGAAACAGTGGGGAATATTGGGAAGAGGTGGGTGTGAGAGGCATTAAGTtgtcgggaccttttctaggaATGTGTGAGcgagggagacagagtgagagagggagttcAGAGTGTTCAAATGCTGCGTGAGCTCCTGTCATGTACAGATGGACTCTTCCCAGAGCTTaggctgctgctctgtcacattcactgcagcacacacacttcattatGCAATGTTGTGCGTACAAATGAGGCCTCCCAAGGGCCTTGGGGGATACTACTCTAGAACTACAGGTTAGAGATTGCTTCATTTGTTCAGTGTAGGAATATCAGAGTAACTGGTGCAGAGAGGGACTGGAGCCCAATATGGCTTTCAAGGAAACACCATCCCCTTGTTTTCCTTCCTGCATCTATGTAGTAGGTAATACTTGCTCTAAGACATGGTGCATTATTCATTGAAACAGTAGGAGGTAACCACTTACAATCATAACAACTGTGCTACATAATGACAGTGTGCCTGGGCCTAATCACAATCAGACAGGGTTGAATAATTACTGTCTTTTAAGATAAAAACCCATAGCCAACACATTATGGTGCATTATTCATTGTAACTGTAGGCGACAACTCTTACAAAACAGCTTCACTGAAAGGCATGACTAGCCTGGAGTAATTTACTTCTGTTTTTTAACACAGAAATCTCTAATCAAGACTGCTAgcaaacaacataaacaataataaaagcaaaGGGAGCGAGTTATTCCATTTCCGCCACTGCTGTAGCACTGGACTGGCAACAGTCCGGCGCACTCACCTGAAATAGGAGCTACATGTGGCCAGGACCATCTTGTGACACGGGAACTCGGTGTCCTCCACCAGCAACACAACATCAGTCAGTAATTTCTGTTCATAAAAGAACTTGAGCTGCTCCAGCAGGGAGACAGCGTAGTCCGTGTTGACCGGCCTGCGCTCACCGAGATCCGACATGGTTGCATCCCATGAATCGCGCCCCAGTTTTGAAAGTCACACGGCCGGCAGAACCGGACTCAACccaaccaggaaaaaaaaatatattaaagataacaaaaaatgaaaggggATGAATGGGGAGATAGCACCTCAACACCTCCACCGACCCAAGTGGAGGTGTTCTCTCCTGTGCAGAGAAATTTCTGAGGCAAACGTCTCCTGCTCAAGATGAATGAGGATGCCGGGCAGGGAGTTTCTCTTCCCTTTCCCCTTCCTTTACAGGAAAGGTTTTAGTACCGTGCTACTAAGTCAGGAGTCTGGAGTAAGCTGTCCGTGATGAGGTTTGTGCTGCGTTTTCCCTCGTGGCTCTGTGTTGACCCGTTGTCCGAGGTCGTGCAGTGAGGCACAGTGGACCGGAGGTAGAGGGAGAGCCACGCCGACTGCTGCGACACTGCTACATCAGTGCTTGTCTGAAAAACAGAGGacggaaacaacaacaaaaaaacagagcattGATTAGACCAGCATGCATGGAAACTACCAGGGCACAGACAAAAACTCAGGAGGGGGGGTAAAATGGggtagagaaaacaaaacaagtcacAGCTACTGATATTTTCAACAGGACATAGTTGTAGAGAGATTGTCtccacaaaacagcattttttatgCCAGTAGTTGACATCTTTCACCTTTTTAAGCTCCCCAAGTGGCAAGTACTAAACATAACCTAAAGCCCTGTGCCACTAAAATTCAGCTTAAGAAACAGGCTGCAAAATGAAGTGTCTCCATCGCTCTGATTCCCCTCCTCTTTGAGCACGTCACATCAGCAAACATCCTGAATCCTTTCTGCATGAGAAAAGTGCGCTGTCAACAATCTGGTCTCCCCTGGCAGGTCACCTGcccccatctcctcctccaccccaccctccctccgTCCCTTTCTCACTCCATCACTCGCTCCCAAAGACTGCACTGACAGCCAGACAGTTTGCTACGTGAGAGTCTGTGGGGAAAGGGGGTGGCTGCCTGTGGGTACcgggcacgcacacacacaatgagataCACCGAATCGCTTTCAAAAGAGCCCTACAGTAAAAAAATTGTCAGCTGGTAATGGGCACAGAGCAAACTGAAAGTGCACCATTCATTcaagcagacaaaaaaagaacatgctTTCGGCTGCACGGCTTCACCTCCTCCACTCACATCCTAAATGACTTCAGGCTTTTTTGGCAGGCTGCCATGATACAGAGCTATTAAAGCACTTTTACTATCAATACGTTCATTGGCTTCAAGCAGAGTAGTTCACAGTTACAGGATACCATATTCATCTCTACGGTGTCAGCTCGTTTCAACAAAGCACTGTGGGGAGAGAATTTatgacagcagaaaacagaaaggcaGATTCAAATGATCTGTCTGAGGAGGTCTACAACCTATAAACGCAAAATGTAGTAACTGGAAAAATTCAGGGCTGTCTGATGATGAATTTCACAACCATATGCAGACAACACTGAATGAGGATTGTGAGATGCTTACCGTCAACCACGCCGCATTAAACTCTGTCTAACCGCGTCGCCTCAGTTTGCTTTTTGCCTCCTTGCTCACTACATCGCCGTTTGGAAAGACACCTGTCAAAATCAGAAAAGAGCTTCGACATCTCAGAAGACTCGTGTCTAACATTAGTCTGCACTGCTAGCATTTAGCAGCTACCGGATCTGACAAATTCCCCATGACCAGATAAGGAGATATTTGCTCAATGAAAACGCTAACTTCACTGCTAAAACCTAACATTTACTTACTCGTACCAAATGAGGATACGGTGCAGTCAAGCAACTCAGGCTATCCGTACAAGCTGTGGGTAGCGAGCTAGCACCATTATAACCTTACACCTAGGCCATCAACAGACAGCAAAAACACTGCCAAACTCACTGGGCAGCTATGTAAGCTAGTTCACATCAAGCGATCCCACTACAAACTAACTGGGAACAGTGGTCGCATTTTGTTTGGGAGTGTAAGCCaacgcaaggcaagcacatcacgTTAGCTATCGGTAACGTACTTGGTAGTTAACGCGGATTTCTAGCAGCTAAGTTAGCGAGTGAACCACGACTCCACTTCTTTCCAGCACTTCCCAAAACAAGTCGTCTCCAAAACACGgcgagaggcagacagaaaggcCTGCTGGGGGTTAGCTAACCTCACTCCAGCTTATTAGCACCGCCTGTCTATTTACCGCTACTTCAGTTTTAATTTATACCACACGTTGAGCAAGGTGGCTATCGCGGTTTCTAACCCATTACTAACTATTAGAGCTAATGGACAAACGGTAGCGATACTTGCCTGGTGAGTTAGCCAACCGCGGCAACAGTTAACGTTAGCTTAGcattagcttagcttagctgcGCTCCCCAGTTCCGGGGTAGCACACAGCGTTAACTGTCAGCTAACGAGGTAGCACGTTTGCTAACGGCTGCTAGCATGTCAAATACCTCCTACTGCCAAGTTCAACTGTTAAATGATTTGAAGAAGACAAAAACCATATCGTAACTACAGCAGGTATCATTATACACTCAGCACAAGTTACATGACGTTAGCGTGCTGGCTAACTCTGCTATGCTACAATAACGTCAGCTAGCTTTAGCcgagccactttttttttttttttttttttttttaagttaaccGCTTCAACCGTTACAAATCTGAAGTCCCTTACAGTGATTGTTGGTGCCCCGCGGACACAGATCCGCCGTGGTTGCTCTTCTTGTCAGCAGAAAGTGCCAGATAAGCCCCCGAAAGTAGAATTTATACATTAAACTCTTGGCTAGAAGCAGTGAACACCGAACTACCTTTCAGTGCATCGCAAGCGCCTGCAAGACAAGAGGCCAAATGAGGATACTGAGCATGCGCCCAAAACGGCCGTAAGTCTCCCCGGTTCGACAATTTTTTCCCTAGTAACGtgacggattttttttttttttttttttttttttaacattttagatGGTCAGTGTTCCGTATTGGATAAgataagggttagggttaatttAAGGTTAAGATTAATGTTGTGGTTAGGTGTAAGTTGGTTATGGCCAATATTAGGGGAAAGCTATAGAGAATGAAAGTAAGTCAGTTAAAAACCCCGTCGCTTTGCTAGGAGAAAAATCATCTCCTTTTCCTCTAGAGGCAAAtactgccctctgctggagaCAATGTGAAACAACAAACCACAGTGCGTCTGTTAAAATGTTAtgtagatattttattttattttatttttctttccttaatTTATTTTCTGGCTCCTGTTTCACATGTATTTTATGAAATAGCCCAATTCATTTTGATAATTGACAATTAAAACACATTACTGTAAAAAGTTTTCCGTGTGCCTCTTGGAGTAAAAATGCGTAGGCGGGACTCATTTCGGCTCATTTTGATAGAAATACTGGGTGGTGGGTCCTCGTTTTACAATGCTCCAATTTTTGCAGCCGTTAGGAAAAATCTTGCAATAAAATGTAAGTCTTTATGATAGGACATCCTTCTGATTGTACAGTGtgaactctaaaaaaaaaaaaaaaaaagatttcttaaataaataaataaataaataaataaaataataataataataataataataataataataataataataataataaagcataGGGGAGAGGGCAATGAGCAAATTATCAAGAAATTTcagcaacaaaatgaaatagcaggaaaattaatagaaaaacagcagaaagaatgaaagaaaaagccCAGAATATTGGGGAAAAAACCTTAAAAAGTATAGGACACTATTATAATTGAAGAAAATTACCTCCAAGcccctttcaaaataagagccctGCCCACGGACTCGTGGGTTTCAAAGTTTTTGTGATTGAatctttgtgatgtttttgcagAACTACAAGACATCTTCGTAGATAGCCCACATGGTTTGAAAGGGACGTTTTCGGgggggatttttcttttttcatattgcTTATTTTCACGTTCGGAATCCGTGTTACTCCAAAATGATGCAACACAACATAGTTAAGATAAAACATTGCAACAGATGTTTGTCAAtaggggttttattttgaaaacatccACCGGATTTGCTATGTTTGATTATGTTTGATTCTTGGTGAATTGACTCGGGTGAAAATGCCATTTAGGCCGTTTCCAGCATGAGGCGCAGGACAGGTGCTGCATATCAGATTAATTGGCGGATCTCCTCACAGATTGTTTTGTTGACTCCAAGTGAAACGTAGCCGCTTATTCTAGACTGCAGAATTAATCAATGAATTCCAGTAGATGAAAGATGTTTATTTGTTCATCATCCTTTTGCAGcactttgttattttattagtttaaaaaaaaaaaagaaagaaagaagaaaaactccGCAAGCACGTGTAAAAATGGACGGTAATGTTTTCCTTTCTTATTTCATATCCAGATTGTTATtgccaaaattcaaaatgacaagTTACCCTCTTCTGcagctgttttcctttttagtTTCTTTCATTATGATGACTGTAAATGAATATTACACCATGTctggatagttttttttttttgtttgttttttttgcacacttgTGTCTCAAACTGAAAACTGCTGATTTCTGTAGATGGAAACAAACAGCCGCATTCATTTGGGAGCGGACAGCAACAGCACGGTCACCATCCCAGACCTTTTTTCTACGTCCAGCCGCCATCTCAGCCTTACTACCTGTACCAGCACTGGCATCTCAACAACCCATACAACCTGTATGGTTTGCCTGGAGGTACTGTGACTTTTAACTTGACTAATTTTGCAGTAACCTGAGAAGTTGTCATTGGCCCTTGAGATTATGCGTTTGTTTTGCACAGGTTATACCTTGGGGCGTCCGATCATGCACCATTACCCGTATGTGCATCCTGGGTTTGTTTTGCCACACCCCCAAATACACCCGATGGATTACCGGCGAATGTTTGAGCCTCGTTTCCACGGGCCCCCCTGGAACGACCTGCTTCACCATCAGCATCACTCCCAGCCTCAAGGCCGTCGAGAGATGGCTTGCTCAGAGGCCCAAACCGACCCCAGTGACGCCATAACCAAACTCATCGAGTGCCTGGATAAAATTAGGGCCAGTGAGCTGGGCGCAGAGAGGGAACTCGACTCGGGCGTTGCCTCCCAAAGTTCGGGAATCTTTTCACCGGCTGACGAAAAGAAAAGCGAGGAGCAAGGTGTTGCttgtgcctcctcctccacctcgtcTTCTTCAGTCCCAGACGGCGGCCATCTGAAGTCTCCACCTGTGACGTTCAGCGACTCCACAACGGCGGTGTATGACGGAGAGTCGAGCCAAAGGAGCATCGAGGACATGAGCCCTCCGGGATGCTGGCCAGTGGAATTTGATGAGGAGTTGCCCCTCGATAGCTCCTCTGTTCATGAAGAGTGTCCCGCCGCCaagcaggcagcagcagaagatgAGCCGTTTCTCCCTCCAGAGAGGACGTGCCTGCCAGAAAGTCCCAAAAAAGAAGCTACAGATATCACGGTCATCAATCAAAATGATCCCAAATGTAATGCCGACGAGCTCCTGAAGCAGAAAGGAGAAGCCGCAGCCGCCTCAATTCAGTCATTGCCGGCTCGCTTTCCCTCCACCCAGCCAACGCACAAGGACCCTACAAAAAGCGACAACATCTCAGAGATGGAAAATCAGGCAGAATCCCCAGATGAGGTGAGCGTCGGCCCGAGCTACCAGATTCTCAAGCTGCCCTTTGAGAGCTCCCTGACAGCCAGAACTCAGTCAGCCGCCCTCTCATCCCCCACAGCCCCTTACTATCTCAGCTACTTGACCACACAGACGACCCATGAGCGGATGAGCGTCCTCAGTCCATCTCTGGACGAGCTTTCCTCCAGAGACGAGATGTTCTCCACTGATCTGGAGGATGTGGATCTCTTTCCTAAGCGCGTGTACACGAGCAGAAGGCTGGCAGAGGTGGTCGGCGGGTCTCCACAAGCAGCCGGAGGAGTTGGGAGAGTTCGGTCCGCAGGTTCAAAAAGGTTTTCGTGTGCCTGCTGCGGGAAGAGCGTGGCGAAAGGCGCGAGCAGGGGCGAAGTCCGCGGCTCGAAGCTGTACGAGGACGAAGCCGGGGACTCGGATGAGGAAACCAGGTGCGGAAGAAGCTGCGAGCACCCAGCCAGAGTGGTTGTGAGGAAGCATTTTGTGCCCAGGAAGGCCCATCCTCTCCCAGTGAGGCCGGGTTCAAAACCTTGGTGTAAAAGAGGCCAGTGCAAAGATCCCACATCTACAGTCGACCAGGAGGAGGCGCTTGACCTGTGCAAGGAAGACCAAACAGGCAGGGAGGCTGTAGAGATTGCGAGTGACCAGCAGTGCAGAACATGCCAGGGTAAGTCTGAAGGATTTCTCTtcaatttgattttgtgttctCGCTGCACTTAACCTTTTCTCCGTGCACGGTCCAGGTCGAGAACTCATGTCAGAAACACATTCATCGAGTGTGTTTTTACTCGTTCATAGACAGATTGCACAGAGAAGACGTAGCCTCTTCAGACCAAAGCAGGTGGGAAGACGGTGATGTGAAGCCCAGAAGGAGACAGCCCACCCCGCTGCAAAGACAAGGTTAAAGGAGTAGTTCatctcaaaatgaatgcagtcaTTATGTGCCCACTCTTACTCTACTTTTCAATCAACAGCGGTTTAGTCCCTGAAGTTTTATCGTAGTCCAAGCTGTTGAAGTTAACAAGGACATCTAATATAGCTCCCTCCAAAAACAGCGTAATCTAATGTCTTATGGTCAAAGAATTGCattttgggttaaaaaaaaaaatcagtgtttacCTTTTGAGAAGGCTGAAATAAAACCAGGCTT
Coding sequences within it:
- the LOC115378518 gene encoding uncharacterized protein LOC115378518, which encodes MDDGNKQPHSFGSGQQQHGHHPRPFFYVQPPSQPYYLYQHWHLNNPYNLYGLPGGYTLGRPIMHHYPYVHPGFVLPHPQIHPMDYRRMFEPRFHGPPWNDLLHHQHHSQPQGRREMACSEAQTDPSDAITKLIECLDKIRASELGAERELDSGVASQSSGIFSPADEKKSEEQGVACASSSTSSSSVPDGGHLKSPPVTFSDSTTAVYDGESSQRSIEDMSPPGCWPVEFDEELPLDSSSVHEECPAAKQAAAEDEPFLPPERTCLPESPKKEATDITVINQNDPKCNADELLKQKGEAAAASIQSLPARFPSTQPTHKDPTKSDNISEMENQAESPDEVSVGPSYQILKLPFESSLTARTQSAALSSPTAPYYLSYLTTQTTHERMSVLSPSLDELSSRDEMFSTDLEDVDLFPKRVYTSRRLAEVVGGSPQAAGGVGRVRSAGSKRFSCACCGKSVAKGASRGEVRGSKLYEDEAGDSDEETRCGRSCEHPARVVVRKHFVPRKAHPLPVRPGSKPWCKRGQCKDPTSTVDQEEALDLCKEDQTGREAVEIASDQQCRTCQDRLHREDVASSDQSRWEDGDVKPRRRQPTPLQRQEMNPLRKVPCKPLMYLRSRDEKNDDDDEEEEDKPPQFHWERGLAIRGDPRLLMFQD